The Cucurbita pepo subsp. pepo cultivar mu-cu-16 unplaced genomic scaffold, ASM280686v2 Cp4.1_scaffold001458, whole genome shotgun sequence genome has a window encoding:
- the LOC111786330 gene encoding putative E3 ubiquitin-protein ligase XBAT35, protein MGQQQSKDELLYQQVSYGNSEGIKALCREGAGLEWIDKEAKTPLIVACMSPELHNVARTLIELGANVNAYRPGRHAGTPLHHAAKRGLENNVKLLLSHGANPLIMNDDCQSPLDVARAKGHSNVVRTIESHICLFSGWLREFHGPGFLEVLAPQLVSRRVYVLYYHNSEFKFLLFVVLCQSN, encoded by the exons ATGGGGCAACAACAATCGAAAGATGAACTGCTCTACCAGCAAGTAAGCTATGGAAATTCAGAAGGGATTAAAGCCCTTTGCCGAGAGGGTGCAGGCCTTGAG TGGATTGATAAGGAGGCGAAAACCCCTTTAATTGTGGCTTGCATGAGTCCTGAGCTTCACAATGTTGCGAGAACTTTGATAGAACTTGGTGCTAATGTTAATGCCTATCGGCCTG GACGTCATGCTGGTACCCCTTTACATCATGCAGCTAAAAGAGGTCTTGAAAATAATGTCAAATTACTTCTTTCTCATGGAG CAAATCCATTGATCATGAATGATGATTGCCAGAGTCCTCTTGATGTTGCTAGAGCAAAAGGTCACAGCAATGTTGTTCGTACGATCGAG agtCATATTTGTTTGTTCTCGGGTTGGTTGCGGGAGTTCCATGGACCAGGATTTTTGGAAGTACTGGCTCCTCAATTGGTCTCAAGGAGAGTGTATGTACTTTATTACCATAATTCTGAATTTAAGTTTCTTCTATTCGTAGTTCTATGTCAATCAAAT